Part of the Sulfuricurvum kujiense DSM 16994 genome, CAAAGATGTCGTGAGCGAAGACCCGAACGGTCCCAAAGGGGTGTTCCCTTTTTATATTCCCGGACGTGAGGGGCAGCTCGGTGTCTATCCGCTCAGTTGCGATACGATCATACTTCCGAAAGAGGCATGCAATGTTCAGCCCGAACCCGAAGTGGCTCTTATCTGTGAGCTTACGTACGATGCGGAAGGCAACGTGAGTGCCATCACTCCGAAATTTTTCGGTGCCTATAACGATTGTTCCCTCCGCAAAGAGGGAGCGGCGAAAATAAGCCATAAGAAGAATTGGGGTGAAGGAACCAAAGGGCTCTCTCGTACATTGATTCCGATTGATTCGTTTGAACAAGGCGGGATTATGGATAGGTATCGAATCGCCTCGTTTGTTCGCCGTGAAGGGATGATGATGCGCTACGGCGAAGACGTGGAGCTTACAGGCTATAGCTATTTTCACGGAAAACTTATCGAGTGGCTTAAAAATCAACTCAACACACAAGAAGATTTTGGCCCCTTGGAACCTATCAAAAACTATCTGATGGAGGCGGGATCTCCTGCGCAGGCGATCATCAGTATCGGTGCGACCCGCTATACCCATTTCGGCGAGACCAATTTTCTCCAAGACGGAGATGAGGTCATTGTCGTAGTTTACGATAATGACAAGTATTGCATGAATCCGATCCTCTCGATGGCCAATCGGGGTGCTTTGGAAGGCGAGGGGATAAGCGCCCTTATCCAGAAGGTAGTACGTGGTTAAAAGCGGCCTTTACCGTCATTATAAAGGGAAGTATTATGAAGTAATAGGGGTGGCGAAACACTCCGAAACCGAGGAACTTCTCGTTGTCTATCGCCCCCTTTACGGAGAGCAGGGGCTTTGGGTACGCCCTCTTGAGATGTTTGACGAAATACTTCCCAACGGTACAAAGCGTTTTACCTACAGCGGAGAGGTAAAATGAGCCGCGGAACGAAACTCTCTCTCGATTTGGGAGCTTCGTGGGGCGAAGGGTGGAGTATGGAAGAGGAAAAAACCTCAAAAGTACTTGCCCTTCTTGATCCTTCCGCACACCGCCTCGTTTTTCAAAAAGAGAAACGTCGCGGGAAAATTGTCACACTGGTAGGCCCTTTCAGTCTGGACGAAGCAGAAGCGCAAAAAACGCTCTCATCCCTAAAAAAGTCGCTGGCCTGCGGCGGAGCATACAAAGAGGGGTGGATGGAATTTCAAGGGGATATTTCCTCAAAAGTGCGTGAAGCGCTCGAAAAACTCACCTTTAAATTCAAAAAATAATTACAACTTATTTCCAAAAACCACTTGATTTCGTCCCCGCTCTTTTGCCGCATAGAGGTTGGTATCCGCTGCGTGAATCAGGGCATCGTCACTCATATCGAGGGTTGGGGTAATGCAGATTCCGCCGATCGATACGCTCAGGGTAGGTAAAATTTTGGACCCCTTGTGCTCGATTTTCAGGCTATCAATGGCTGCACGCACTTTTTCCCCCATGATATGGGCATTTTTGCAATCGATATCGCACAAGATAATACCGAACTCTTCCCCTCCCAAACGAAACGGATAATCACCCGGACGCTGTAAGGTGCTTTTGAGTATTTTAGCAACCGTCTGAAGGGCGACATCCCCTTGTATATGACCGTAGGTATCGTTATATTGTTTGAAAAAATCGATATCGAGCATCATGAAAACAAAAGGCTTATTGGAGCGTAATGCCCGTTTAAATTCCCTATCATACACAATATTAAAATAGCGGCGATTAAACAATGAGGTCAGTGAATCGGTATAGGATGCCTGTTCAAGTTTCAGATTAAGGTGTTTGAGGGTTTCACTGGAAGCAATCAGTTGCTGCTGCTGTATTTCAATACGGGAAAAAATAACCCATGCCAATCCCATAACCAGCGCGAGAATTACCCCTAAAAAGAGAATGAGCTGCATCAGTGCATTTTCATATTGCGCTAATAGCATTGCATGCTCGTACTTAGCGTTTTCATATTCATAGGTAATAAGTTGAGCTATAGTTTTTTGTATCGATTGGATATTTTCATCCATAGTCATTAGAGAGATTGGGTGTGAACGGCTTGGATCGCTAACGGTAGAATGCACTTGCATGAAATAGTTTTCGATGCTTCGAATCTGTGCTTCTGTATAATTGATATAAGCCATCTCTTCGGGATGTTTGTCATGGGAAAGATAAGACGTCCATAAATGATTGATTCGGTCCAGCCCTTGTAAAATGTTGGTTGCCGCCTGTTCGTCGCTCAGGAGCTGATGACTCCATCGGTAGACGGATGAGCCGAGATCATTATGATAGGTTGCCGTAATGGTATTAAGTTCATTTAACGGGATGAGAGAGCCGAAATAGAGAGTATCCATATTTCGTTTGATGTTTTGAATATTGATATAACCGATTAGCCCGATGACTACAAGGCCGAATCCTACAAGCAATAACAAATAAAGTAGCTTTGTTTTGAGTTTGAGTGCTTTCACTGTTTTGATTAATCTTTATTCATTGGATAATAGAACTAAGCAACTCCTATACCAAAAGCGATTACAATAAGGGACTTTAAACGGGAGGGAAATGATGGCAAAACGACTCATAAAAGATGAGAGGATCAAGACGATTATACATAATATTGCCGAAGATTTTCGTTTTTCACATGAAACGGGAGACTATGCGCTGTTGTTTTACAAAGCCGATACCGAAGGTGCGGTTCGGGGCGCCGATATCGAGGCGATGATCGAATATCTCTCGACAGGACTCTCCGAACTTCAGGATAACATTCAATGGAGACGGGAGTTTTTGAGTGAAAATCCGGGCGTTGATGAGATCCGGATGTTGGAAAATCTCGGTGTTATCGAAAAAGAGTATATCGATTTGCTGGAGTTCTTACGTTAATAGCCAATATAAACCGCGCGCAAGGGCATAGGCAATCAACGCGATTGCCCCAAATATTAATGCGACTCGCGTAAAAAGAAAAAAAAGGAAACGTCCCATTTACTTTTTCGGTTGATAAGGCTCAAGAGGCATTTTTTTAGCGATGGCGTACTGGATTCCCCCGTCTAAATCGATAACGTTATAGCCAAGCTGTTTGCCCAGATAGGTACCGAGTACTTTGCTGCGGTTGCCGCTGTTACAGATGAGTGCGAAGCGTTCATTTTTTTTGACTTTTGTGTTCAGTTCCGCTAAAAAACCGTTCATGTCGTAATTCCCGTTTTCATCAAAAAACATGATCGGAAGCGAGCCTTTTACTACTCCGGTTGTTTTCCATTCATTTGGAGTGCGGATATCGATGATTTTGATTTTGGAATCGATCAGCTTTTGATCGATCGGCTGATGACTATAATCGGCCATCAAAGCGGTAGCGGATAACAATAGGGCAATAAGCAAAATTCGCATACTAAATCCTCTTAAGGGTATAATTGCGGTATTGTATCGATGAATGATTAATATGAGGGCTTATGAACGCATCTAAAGAGGAAAATTCAAAACGGCTTCGCTATATCCGTTTGCTCGGCCGCTTTATCAGCGGGATTATCTCGTGGCTTTCAAAAGCGCAGAGCCCGACAAAAGAGCAGTATGATCAAAAAGTGGATATGAATTTCCGTTTTTTGGAAAAAAACGAAGCGGTGAAACTCTATAAAGACGAATACACCGAACTCGAAGCTTTGGGGCAAAAAATCCTTGATTTCAGGGCAAGCGAGAATGATATCGAGACGATCAAAGAGGAGCTGTTTTACGCCCAAAATCAGCTTGAAAAACGGATCAATGCCCGCCGATACAAAAAATCAAAACATGATAATCACACAACGGACGGATGGTGATTAAATTACTCCTAAATGCTCTAATAAGATTTTAAAGCCTAATCCGATTAAAATTAACCCGCCGAGCATCTCCGCTTTGCTTTCCAGAAGCGATCCCAGTTTTTTCCCGATATACACCGCCGCTATACACAATAGGAATGTGACCAAAGCGATGACGCCCGCTGCGGTATAAATATCGGTTTGCAAAAAGGCAAACGTCACACCGATCGCCATGGCATCGATACTTGTAGCAATCCCTAGAGTGATAAGTGTCTTGGTTGAAAGATCGGTGACCTCTTCGTCAAATTCGTTTTTGTAGGCTTCGTAGAGCATTTTCCCCCCGAGTGCCGTGAGGAGTGCAAAAGCGATCCAGTGATCATAGTCTTGGACGTATTGCGCAAAACTGATTCCGATAAAATATCCTGCCAAAGGCATAATTCCCTGAAAAAATCCAAAAACGGCGGCAACGAAAAGCACTTTAGAGAGGAGCAGTCTTTTGTACTTTGAACCGATGGCAATCGATACGGCTACGGAATCCATCGCCAATGCTACGGCGAGGATAAGAAGAGTTTCGTTCATAGTGAGTCCTGAAAAATAATTGCGCAATTATAGCGGACAAAGTAGTGCTAGAGAGGGGTTTGGTGATTATGCGCTTTAGGAGCAGCATGAACCGCCGTTACACCCCTTTTCTTTTTGTTGAAATAATCCACGGATGAGGTGCCATCCGATAAGCCCAAGCATGAGCACTGCAGCAGCTTCTTCGACTATTCCGCGGTGTTCATGCAGGTTTATACCCATGTTAATTGAGAGGGTGTCAAATACAATATCGACTAATGCACCGAATGTAATACTTCCGATGGCAATGACGGAGAGATAAATCACCAATGCACGCGTTCCGAGCATCGATTTAACTGCCCCCATCGTTACGGTGTTGGTTGCCGGTCCTGCACTGAGGAAGATAAATGCGGCTCCCGGAGAAACTCCGGCTATGATGAGTGAAGCGGCTATCGGAAGTGATTCGGTAGCGCATACATACATGGGTGCGGCGATCGCAACGGCCAGCAGGTAGCCTAAAATACGGTTGTCATTAAAGAGTTCCTGAAGATTGGAGGGGATTGCCGCTGTGATAAAGGCACCGAGCAATAGCCCAAATAAGAGGGGCTTGCTAAAGCTTCCCAGAAGTGTTACCAGACCGTACTGAAAAACGCCCGAGACCGAAAACGGCGGTTTCTTTTCTTCTTTAGCCGATTGGATAATGGGAGAAGGAGCATTCGGAGGGGTTGCCGAAAAAGCAACCCCTTTTTTGGCAACTTCTTTGGGGTCAAAGATATTCATCAGCATTCCGGCAGTAATCGCTAGGATAACCGAGGTGAAAACACGGTAAAAAGTAAATACCCATCCGAACATCCCGAAGGTTGCAAGTATCGAATCGATTCCCGTGATTGGAGTCGAGATCAAAAAAGACAGCGTAGCGCCTTTGGAAGCGCCGTTACGTCGCAGTGATGCCGCAAAAGGGATGACACTGCAGGAGCACAAGGGGAGAGGTGTTCCGAACAGAGCTGCTTTATAGACCGATCCGTGCGTGTCGGAACCCAAATGTTTTTGGATCCACTCTTCACGGATCAGCTGATGCAGTACCCCTGCGGCCAATAAACCAAAAAGGATATAAATGCCCATAGCAACACTTAAGTCCCAAAATGCTTCCCAAATCAAATTCACGGATTCCGCCTAATATTAAAAACAATAACTATTATCGAAATTGTAGTTACTTCCCCTTAAGTCTTTCTGATAGAATAATTGAAGCGGATAAACTTATGCTTGGTTCACTTCCACCGTAATGTGAACCAGCTCCTCATGAATGCTCAGCTGTTGTTTGAAAAAATCGGGGGAAACCTCTTCGGTCGTATGCAATGAGAGGATACAGGAGTATTTCCCTTTTCCGACACGCCATACATGCAAATCGGTAATGGTTGCTTTGATAGGGCTTGCTTCAATGACGTCATAGATTTCATCCACCACGGGCGCATCCATTTCGGCATCGAGCAAAATGCGTCCCGAGTCGCGCAGCAGCCCGTATGCCCAAACCGCAACCAAACCGGCTCCCACGATCCCCATGATCGGATCGAGCCAGGCAGCACCCCATAACATCCCGCAGAAGAGTGCGATAATGGCAAGAACCGAAGTAGCGGCGTCTGCAATAACGTGCATATAGGCTGAGCGGAGATTCAAATCGTGATGATGATCATGACTATGATCGTGGCCGTGGTGGTGATCATGATCATGATGGTGCCCGTCTTTAAGAAGCCATGCGCATATCAGATTGACTACCAAACCGATGACGGCGATTTGGATCGCTTCGCCGTAATGGATCGGCGTCGGTGAAATAAGCCTCTGCGCTGATTCATAGAACATAAGTGCAGCCACGCCGACAAGGAAAATGGCACTGGTATAACCTCCCAGAACTTCTATTTTCCATGTACCGAATGCAAAACGCTTGTCATTTTCATATCGACGTGCGGCACCGTAGGCCATCACCGATAATCCGAGTGCCAATGCATGGGTTCCCATGTGCCAGCCGTCAGCCAGAAGGGCCATAGAGTTATAAGCCCATCCGCCGATGATCTCGGCTACCATCATAAAAGCGGTTAGCGCGACGGCTATACGGGTGTTTCGCTCAGCAAGGGGATTGCCTTCGTCAAAGATGTGAGAGTGATACCATTTTTCGGCAGAAGTGCTCATAGGAAACGTATCCTTAAATTAAATTATGATACTATACCCCAGTATACTTAATTGAGATTAAAACAAAGAGAACACCATGGCGCATACGATCCATTCTAAGAAACAGTTATTGACACGGGTCCGGCGGATAAAAGGGCAGGCAGAAGCATTGGAGAGGGCATTGGACGATGAAAAAGAGTGCTCGGCGGTGCTTCAGCAGATTGCCGCGATTCGAGGGGCAATCAACGGTTTGATGAGTGAGGTTATGGAAGGATATATACGCGAGCATCTCAGCCCGGATGTTCCGGAACAGCAGCGCAATGAAGACTTGGAAAAGCTGGTGAGCGTGATTCGCTCGTATTTAAAATAAGTTCATAGATTATTT contains:
- a CDS encoding DUF5718 family protein, whose product is MDSYKNFVGLGVAGNFALHLEQAGESADFKDVVSEDPNGPKGVFPFYIPGREGQLGVYPLSCDTIILPKEACNVQPEPEVALICELTYDAEGNVSAITPKFFGAYNDCSLRKEGAAKISHKKNWGEGTKGLSRTLIPIDSFEQGGIMDRYRIASFVRREGMMMRYGEDVELTGYSYFHGKLIEWLKNQLNTQEDFGPLEPIKNYLMEAGSPAQAIISIGATRYTHFGETNFLQDGDEVIVVVYDNDKYCMNPILSMANRGALEGEGISALIQKVVRG
- a CDS encoding DUF1653 domain-containing protein; amino-acid sequence: MVKSGLYRHYKGKYYEVIGVAKHSETEELLVVYRPLYGEQGLWVRPLEMFDEILPNGTKRFTYSGEVK
- a CDS encoding translation initiation factor, which encodes MSRGTKLSLDLGASWGEGWSMEEEKTSKVLALLDPSAHRLVFQKEKRRGKIVTLVGPFSLDEAEAQKTLSSLKKSLACGGAYKEGWMEFQGDISSKVREALEKLTFKFKK
- a CDS encoding GGDEF domain-containing protein; protein product: MKALKLKTKLLYLLLLVGFGLVVIGLIGYINIQNIKRNMDTLYFGSLIPLNELNTITATYHNDLGSSVYRWSHQLLSDEQAATNILQGLDRINHLWTSYLSHDKHPEEMAYINYTEAQIRSIENYFMQVHSTVSDPSRSHPISLMTMDENIQSIQKTIAQLITYEYENAKYEHAMLLAQYENALMQLILFLGVILALVMGLAWVIFSRIEIQQQQLIASSETLKHLNLKLEQASYTDSLTSLFNRRYFNIVYDREFKRALRSNKPFVFMMLDIDFFKQYNDTYGHIQGDVALQTVAKILKSTLQRPGDYPFRLGGEEFGIILCDIDCKNAHIMGEKVRAAIDSLKIEHKGSKILPTLSVSIGGICITPTLDMSDDALIHAADTNLYAAKERGRNQVVFGNKL
- a CDS encoding rhodanese-like domain-containing protein is translated as MRILLIALLLSATALMADYSHQPIDQKLIDSKIKIIDIRTPNEWKTTGVVKGSLPIMFFDENGNYDMNGFLAELNTKVKKNERFALICNSGNRSKVLGTYLGKQLGYNVIDLDGGIQYAIAKKMPLEPYQPKK
- a CDS encoding manganese efflux pump MntP family protein; amino-acid sequence: MNETLLILAVALAMDSVAVSIAIGSKYKRLLLSKVLFVAAVFGFFQGIMPLAGYFIGISFAQYVQDYDHWIAFALLTALGGKMLYEAYKNEFDEEVTDLSTKTLITLGIATSIDAMAIGVTFAFLQTDIYTAAGVIALVTFLLCIAAVYIGKKLGSLLESKAEMLGGLILIGLGFKILLEHLGVI
- a CDS encoding SO_0444 family Cu/Zn efflux transporter, with the protein product MNLIWEAFWDLSVAMGIYILFGLLAAGVLHQLIREEWIQKHLGSDTHGSVYKAALFGTPLPLCSCSVIPFAASLRRNGASKGATLSFLISTPITGIDSILATFGMFGWVFTFYRVFTSVILAITAGMLMNIFDPKEVAKKGVAFSATPPNAPSPIIQSAKEEKKPPFSVSGVFQYGLVTLLGSFSKPLLFGLLLGAFITAAIPSNLQELFNDNRILGYLLAVAIAAPMYVCATESLPIAASLIIAGVSPGAAFIFLSAGPATNTVTMGAVKSMLGTRALVIYLSVIAIGSITFGALVDIVFDTLSINMGINLHEHRGIVEEAAAVLMLGLIGWHLIRGLFQQKEKGCNGGSCCS
- the dmeF gene encoding CDF family Co(II)/Ni(II) efflux transporter DmeF, with protein sequence MSTSAEKWYHSHIFDEGNPLAERNTRIAVALTAFMMVAEIIGGWAYNSMALLADGWHMGTHALALGLSVMAYGAARRYENDKRFAFGTWKIEVLGGYTSAIFLVGVAALMFYESAQRLISPTPIHYGEAIQIAVIGLVVNLICAWLLKDGHHHDHDHHHGHDHSHDHHHDLNLRSAYMHVIADAATSVLAIIALFCGMLWGAAWLDPIMGIVGAGLVAVWAYGLLRDSGRILLDAEMDAPVVDEIYDVIEASPIKATITDLHVWRVGKGKYSCILSLHTTEEVSPDFFKQQLSIHEELVHITVEVNQA
- a CDS encoding metal/formaldehyde-sensitive transcriptional repressor, with protein sequence MAHTIHSKKQLLTRVRRIKGQAEALERALDDEKECSAVLQQIAAIRGAINGLMSEVMEGYIREHLSPDVPEQQRNEDLEKLVSVIRSYLK